The DNA sequence GAACCAGGAGATCGTGCGCAAGCACTACGTCAACCTGGGGATCGCGGCGGCCACGGACCGCGGACTGGTGGTGCCCAACGTCAAGGACGCCCACACCAAGGCGCTTCCGGAGTTGGCACACGAGCTGCAGACCCTGACCGAGACGGCCCGTGCGGGCAACGCCACCCCGGCCGATCTCACCGGCGGCACGATCACGATCACGAACGTGGGCGTGTTCGGCGTCGACGCGGGGACGCCCATCATCAACCCCGGTGAGGCCGCGATCCTGGCGTTCGGCCAGATTCGCGACATGCCGTGGGTGCACAAGGGCGAGCTGAAGGTGCGCAAGGTGACGACGCTGTCGATCTCCTTCGACCACAGGCTTGTGGACGGCGAACTGGGCTCCAAGGTCCTGCGCGACGTCGGTGCGATGCTGGAAGACCCGAAGACCAACGCCCTCATCTGGGGCTGAGCCGACGACCAGCGGCGGGGCGGGGCCTGGCGGTCCCGCCCCGCCGCTGTGCGTGTCGGGGGTTGGGTTTCGAGTGGTCAGCTGGCGGTCGAGGGCTGTCTACAGGTCGCCGTCTCTTACCTCGGCGATGAACGCTTCCCACTCGGCGGCGGGGAAGGCGAGGTGGCCGCGGTCGCGGTGCTGGGTGTCGCGGACGAAGGTGTGGGGGCCTTCGGCGACCTCGACGCAGTTGGGCTCGTTAGCTCCGCTGTAGCTGCTCTTGTGCCAAATCATCTTAGAGTTCATCCCTCATTTTCTTCAGCAAGGCCAAGGATTCCGTCGGAGAGAGGGACTCGGCTTGGAGGTCGCCGAAGAAGCTGACCAGGGCTGCGGCCTCAGACGGGTTCTCCTTCACCGCGTGGCCTCCCATGTGGGAGACATGCACGATCTGCCGCCCTCCCTCCAGAGTCATGATGCGAAACCCTCCGGTGGCGATCGGTCGCCAGGGAGCATACCCAGGGAGGATCATGACGATGGCTTTCTCCGCCTCGGCGAGCTGGCGTATGTGGTCGTACTGCTCGCGCATGACATCGGCCGATTCGGATACGCGCCCGAGGACTACTTCGTCGATCACGACGCGCACCCGTACCTCCGACTTCAAGCTGCCCAGGCGGGCAAGTCGAGCAGCGACGGCCTTCTCGGAAACGCCGCTGGAATCGTAGGCCCTCTTGAAAACCCAGCGGATGTAGCCATCCGCCTGGAGTAGCCCAGGGATCAAGACGGGATGGTATTCCCTGATCTCGGCGGCCTGTTGTTCGAGGGCCAGAAAATCCACCCACTCCGGGGGTATGTCTCCCGTGCCCTCGATGTCGCGCCATAGCTGATGGAGGATCTGTCCCGTAGACAGGACCTCGTCAAGGTGGCGAGCTATGTCCACACTTGGTTTTCTTGTCGCTTTTTCGTATTTGCTAATCGCTTGTCGGCTCATGCGTGCCAGGCGGTGCTAGCTGAGCCTGCGTTCGACCAGCTAGTTCGCGTTGTAGTCGAAGTTCCTGCCCCCATTGCACCCATTGCGGCTGCACCGGCTCAGTCATGAACTCGATGCTGCCAGAGGCGTCTACGTTCGTCGCCGGATTCTCCGGAATACTACAGAGATGTAGCCCCTATGGCAGGTCAGCCTCTTTACAGCGAGGGTGGAAACGAAAGACCCCCGCGACACGTACCAGGTGTCCGGGGGCGTGGCCTCCAGCCATCAAGGAGCTGAAGACATGTCGATCCTACTGGCGACACTCGATCCATTGGCGATGATCGTCCGACTCGTGCGCCCCTCACGCGGACTGCACGCCGCCCCCGCACGCTGGGCGCGCTTCGAGCCCGACCCGGTGCCGTTCGCGCCGCGCGCGAGGTGGGCGGCATGAGGCGCACGGCCGACATCATCGAGAATCCGCGGACCTGGCGCCGGGTACCCGAGTCGGGCGCGGTCTACGGCGTCGGGATCGAAGCGGGCACCGTCCTCCTCGAATGGCGACCGGCCGCCGACGACCCGGCCCGCATCGAGGTCTTCGTTCACCGCGCGGTCTACGACCGCAAGCGCGGCTGGTCGCTGACCCTGCCGCGCGCCGATTTCCAACTCCGCCTCTTCAACTGCATCCACGACTCGTGGGACCCGTGCATCTATCCCTTCGGGTTCCCCTTCCACGAACGCCCCGAGGACGGTGCCGCATGACCGCCGAGAAGTGGACCTGCCGCCTCTGCGAGCGGCCCAACCTCGATGAGACCTGCGGCTACTGCGGCTACCCGCTCTCCGAGCAGTGGCGCCTGCCGCCCCTACCGCCCCTCCCGTCACCGGCATACAGCCCGCCCGGAACGCGGCGTACCTCCGACGTCCGCGGTTACGTCCTCGCCTCTACGACCGTCCAGGAACTCGAGTGAGGAGGCTTCAGGCCGGGTGCGGGGCACCGGTCAACGAGGCGTCAACAGCAGCCGCCCGGCGAGCGCGAGTAGCACCGTGCCGGTTAAACACGGCGGCCTTGGGGTTGGCGAGTTGGACGACCAGACCTTCCGTGAACGCCACGGCGGTCGACCGCCTCCACGTCGGCGCGTCCTTTTCCTCCTCATCCGCGGGGTCGGCGGACCGCATGCCGCCGTCCCCGCCGGCGGAGAGGCGCCGCTCCTTCAGGACGGTGATCCACGAACGGATTCCCAGGTAGGCGAGGAACGCCGCGCCCACGATCTGCAGCACCACATAAGCGGTGCTGGAGGCGGCTACGAGGGCGGCCACTCCGGCGCCGGCGGCTATCGCCCACAGGTAGATGCCGGTCTCAAGGCCGAGCACCGTCGCCACGCTCGCTCCGAACCCCCGCAGGGCCGCCCGCCGGAAGATCAGCGCCATAGCCGGTCCGGGGGAAGCGGAGATAAGCAGGACGGCGACCAGAAACGCCGGGAGCACTTGAATGATCTCCATTCACTATCTCCCCTGTCGTCCTGTGTGGAAACTCGGATGCCGTCCGATCTTCGGCGGCGCCGCGAACACGGACAAGCGCGTGGCCGAATGCGGACAACTCAGACGTAGTGGCTCCCACCGCGAATCGGACGGTTCACAGAGAAGCGAGGCTGAACTGCGCCTCGACCGTTCCAGCCGCTTCGTCCGGTGTCCAGCCTGCGACTGCCGGCGTGATCACGAGCCGCGTCTGGAGCGAGCGGCATGTCACCGCGCATCCGGAAGCGTGCCGTAGCTGTTGCGGTAGACCTTGCCCGGCTTGGGCCTGGTGAATTTAAGTCCGGCCCAGACATCGTCCACGCGCAGGCAGACGCTCTCGACCAAACCGTAGTCGTAGCCGATGCGGATCACCGACTTCATGTTCAGATCGGTGCCGAGCCGACCGCCTTTCGGCCACGACACCCACAGCATCCCGTCGCGGCGCAGATGATCCTTGAGGAGGGGGAACCCGCTCATCATGGCGTTCTGAGTCCAGGTGAAAAGGTGCAGATAGTCGAATCCGCCGTTCAGCTCCTCTTCGATCCACAGTTCGGGGAGACCCATGCGCTTCAGCGTCTCGCGAGGCGCATCGACGAAATGGGCCCGGGACCCGGCTCGTATACCCATCTTCTGGGCTACGGTCTTGCTTGGCACGTCGCTCACGGAACCACCCTAGGAAGCCCCCCCGACATTTTACGGTCCCTTCTGTCCGCTCCACGGGATCGTAGGTAAGCACCAGTCCCCGTCCACGGCACGCGGCGACCTGCGCGCCCGGCCGGCGGTGGACGTCGGCCTCCTCGAAAGGGACACCCGGCCGGACCTGGTCGACTCGGGTGTGCGGTCTCCGGGCCCCGCCCGCGCATGGCTTGGCGCGCCGACGGCGCCCTCGGATCCGGCCCGGTCAGCATCCATTGCGCGGAAATCACCACGTCCAAGGCCGATCCTTGGTGATTTCCGCGCAATGGATGCCGCAAGACCCGACATAAAGGACACCCGGGCGCCCCATCATCGCCGAGACTGTCTGTGGGACCGGTTTCGGCGGCGAAACCGTCTCTGGAGCCGTTCTCGGCGCCGTCAGTCGCGCCGCCGGCGGGCACCCTGCCCGATACGCGCGGGCCCGGCCATCCGGCGCCGTGGCTGCCGCTTTTCCTCCGGACCACCCGCCGCCTGGCAGCCCACAAGGCCGCCCAGTGGGCCCGAGGTCCACGAGTTCCGAGAGCTGTACGATTCGACTGCCCCCGGCTCCAGCGCTCCCTCAGAGAAGTCCCCGTGATGGACTACTACCCGCATCCCTTCGTCTTGCTCGCCGCGAGCCTGCTCGCCCTGGCCGCAACGTTTCTCGCACCGCGCATCAGGTACCGGCTCCGGGGTCGGCGATTCGCCGCCTGGGCGCAGCGGCACGGTTGGCGCTACACCGAGCGATCCTCAGGGCTGCTCGGCACGCTGTTCCCGGCGTTGCCCCCGGGCATGGCCGAGCACCACCGCCTGCTGCACGTCCTGACGGGCACCCACCGGAGCCGCTCGGTGGTCGCCTGCGACCACCTCGAACCCAATCTGATGACCGCACCCGGCAACACCGAGCGGAAGCACCTCGGGCGGGTCGTTGCGGTAGCGATCCAGGACTCCACCCCGCTATTGGACATCCGGGACCGGAACGAGCCCTACCGCTCCGCACCGCCCGACACCGTCGGCCTCGACGAGATCAGCACGGGCGACCGGCGGTTCGACGGAGCCTTCCGGGTGTCCACCTCCGACGCAGTCTTCGCCCGCGCCGTGCTGACGCCGGAAATGACAGCCCGCCTGCTCACCCGTTCCGCAGTTCGCCTGGTCCCGCTGCGGTTCACCGGCGACCACCTCATGTCCGTCCAGCCCCGGCGACTCGCCCCCGACCGGGTCCGCTCGATCGCGGACGATCTGATCGACATCCTGGAGGCAGTTCCCGGATCGGCGTGGGAGGTGGCCCCGCGCACCTGATGCGTCCGGCGCTGTAGGTGAGTCGCTCGGTGCAATCGGGGGCTCGGGCAAGTGTGGTCGTTCCGGGACTGCGGATGCGATCCTCCGCAGGCACACCATCGGCAGGAAGGCGCGGCATGACGCGAATCGGGACGACCGGCCACTCGAACCTCTCCGCGGACAGCGTGCCGCCGATCCGGGCCGCGCTGGCCGACGTGCTCGCGCCCTACGCCGACGGCGACCTGGTCGGAGTCTCCTGCCTGGCGCGCGGCGCCGATCAGATCTTCGCCGAGGTGGTGCTGGAGGCGGGCGGGCTGCTGGAGGTGGTTCTCCCCTCGGTCGACTACCGCGAGGCCAAGGTCACGCCCGACAACCTCGCGCGCTTCGACGACCTGCTGATGCGCGCGGCCGCGGTGCGCTACATGCCGCACCGCACCGCCGGGCGTGAAGCCTACGAAGACGCGAACGAGGCGGTTCTGGGCGGCATCGACCGCCTCGTCGCCGTCTGGGACGGCCACCCTTCGGGTGGCAAGGGCGGCACCGGAGACGCCGTGGATGCTGCCCGGAACCGCGGTGTCCCGGTCGACGTCGTCTGGCCGGTCGGTGCCCGCCGGGAGTGAGGGCCGACGTGGGCGAGTGCGGCGGGCAGACCGCCGAGCACTGCCCCGACTGGGGATACCCGTGCAAGCACGCCGCGGCGGTGCTGTACACCCTGGCGGACAGATTGGACCGGGACCCGTTCCTGCTGCTGGCCTGGCTGGGGCGCGACCGGGAGACGCTCCTGGAGTCGGTCCGCGCGGATGCCGAGGGTGGCGGTGATGACGTCGGTGACGGTGAGCAGGTCTCGGGGAGCGGGCTGAACGTGCGCGCCCGGCCGCTCGCCGAGTGCGTGGACGACTTCTACGCGGCCGCGGACCCGGCGCGCCTGCCCGTGCCCAGCCGCAGCCTGGACCCGGTCTCCCACGCCGACACCGACATCCCCGGACTGGTCGCCGCGCTGACGCCGATGTACGAGCTGCTGGAGGCGGGGGGACCGGGCGCGTCGGAACGCGGCGACGCCTAAGCCAACGCCTAAGCCCGTGTTGAGAACGCCGATTCGCTGGGCGGCCTTGTTGGTCTGCCGGGTGGCGGGTGGTCTTCATGGGAGGCGGCGAGGGCGGCGGGGGGCTGGGCCCTGCGGTTGTCTGGTCGGGTGCCCGCCGGTGGCGGCGGCCGACGAAGGGAAGTACGGGGTGCTGGTCGCGGGCGGTGGCGCGTGCGAGGACGACCCGGCGCCGATATGTCCGATCTGCCGGGACGGCGATGATCTGGCTCCGGTGGCGCTCACCGAGCGCGAGGATTTCGCCAGAGAACGGCCGCGGGTTCAGTGATTTCCGCGCGTTGGACGAGCCCAGCCGCATACCCGGCTACCCGGTTACGCCAGGTCGGACATGTCTAGGACGAAGCGGTACCGGACGTCGTTGCGCCCGAGCCGTTCCAGGACCTCGTTCACTCGCGCGGAAGGGACGAGTTCGATGTCGGCGGTGACGCCGTGCTCGGCGCAGAAGTCGAGCATCGAAGCCGTCGCCGGCCGGCCGCCGCTCCCCGCTGAGCTGAGCTTCTTGCGCCCCTGGAGCAGGTCCATGGTCGCCACGTCCACCTCGCCCAGGTACCCGAGGTGGCTGAGGGTTCCGTCCAGGGCGACGAGCCGCAGGTAGGGGGAGAGGTCGTGTGGGGCTGCGATGGTGTCGATTACGACGTCGAACCGGTCGCGTGCGGCGGCCATCTGCTC is a window from the Streptomonospora litoralis genome containing:
- a CDS encoding DUF397 domain-containing protein, with the protein product MNSKMIWHKSSYSGANEPNCVEVAEGPHTFVRDTQHRDRGHLAFPAAEWEAFIAEVRDGDL
- a CDS encoding SWIM zinc finger family protein yields the protein MRADVGECGGQTAEHCPDWGYPCKHAAAVLYTLADRLDRDPFLLLAWLGRDRETLLESVRADAEGGGDDVGDGEQVSGSGLNVRARPLAECVDDFYAAADPARLPVPSRSLDPVSHADTDIPGLVAALTPMYELLEAGGPGASERGDA
- a CDS encoding DUF5753 domain-containing protein, whose product is MDIARHLDEVLSTGQILHQLWRDIEGTGDIPPEWVDFLALEQQAAEIREYHPVLIPGLLQADGYIRWVFKRAYDSSGVSEKAVAARLARLGSLKSEVRVRVVIDEVVLGRVSESADVMREQYDHIRQLAEAEKAIVMILPGYAPWRPIATGGFRIMTLEGGRQIVHVSHMGGHAVKENPSEAAALVSFFGDLQAESLSPTESLALLKKMRDEL
- a CDS encoding B-box zinc finger protein, which produces MAAADEGKYGVLVAGGGACEDDPAPICPICRDGDDLAPVALTEREDFARERPRVQ
- a CDS encoding LysE family translocator is translated as MEIIQVLPAFLVAVLLISASPGPAMALIFRRAALRGFGASVATVLGLETGIYLWAIAAGAGVAALVAASSTAYVVLQIVGAAFLAYLGIRSWITVLKERRLSAGGDGGMRSADPADEEEKDAPTWRRSTAVAFTEGLVVQLANPKAAVFNRHGATRARRAAAVDASLTGAPHPA